GGATGTGGCTGCTGACCGCGCCGAATTTCTGGGCAAGGCCCGTCTGGTCGAGCACGGTCGCATGCTTGCCGTCGAGATGGGCGGCCATGGCGACCAGGGCACCCAGGGTGACGATGCCCGTGCCGCCGACACCCACGCCCAGGATCGACCAGGGCCGGTCGAGGGCGGGCAGTTTGGGTTCGGGCAGGCGCTGGTCGGCCGGGGCATCGCCGCCCTTGGGATGGGGCTGGCGCAACTGGCCGCCTTCGACCGTGACGAAGGACGGGCAGAAACCCTTGAGGCAGGAGAAATCCTTGTTGCACGAGGATTGGTCGATCTGGCGCTTGCGGCCGAATTCGGTCTCGACCGGGGTGATCGACAGGCAGTTGGACTGGACCGAGCAATCGCCGCAGCCCTCGCACACCGCCTCGTTGATCACCACCCGGCGGGCTGGGTCGGGCATCAGGCCGCGTTTGCGCCGGCGCCGCTTCTCGGCCGCGCAGGTCTGGTCGTAGATGATGATGGTGACGCCCGGCATCTCGCGCAGGCGGCGCTGGATCGCATCCATCTCGCTGCGGTCGTGGAAGGTACAGCGGGGTGGATAGTCGGACTGGACATGGCGGCCGATATCGTCGGAGACCACGACGATGGTCTCGACCCCTTCGGCCCGCACCTGGTGGGCGATGATGGCGGGCGACAGGGGGCCGTCGTGATGCTGGCCACCGGTCATGGCCACGGCATCGTTGTAGAGGATCTTGTAGGTCACCGGCACCTTGGCTGCGATCGCCGCGCGCAGGGCCAGCAGGCCCGAGTGGAAATAGGTGCCGTCGCCCAGGTTCTGGAAGATGTGCTTGGTCTCGACGAAGGGCGCCATGCCGATCCAGTTCGCCCCCTCGCCGCCCATGTGGGTGAAGGTCTCGGTCGCGCGGTCCATCCAGGTTGCCATGTAGTGGCAGCCGATGCCGGCATGGGCATGGCTGCCCTCGGGCACCAGGGTCGAGGTATTGTGCGGGCAGCCGGAACAGAAGAAGGGCGTGCGCTTGGCCGGCGCCGCCTCCGGGCTTAAGCGCCCGGCCAGCAGGTCGACCCGGGCGGCCAGGGCCTCGTCGCCGGTCAGGGCGACCAGGCGGCGGCCGATGGCGACCGCGATCTCGCGCGGCGACAGCTCGTCATGGCTTTTCAGCAGGGTGTGACCGGCCTCGTCGCTCTTGCCGGTGATGCGGGGCCGCTGCGGCTGGTTGTAGAGGATATCCTTGAGCTGGCCCTCGATCAGCGGGCGCTTCTCCTCGACCACCAGGATTTCCGCGTGGCCGGCGGCGAAGGCGGCGATGCCCACAGGCTCCAGCGGCCAGACCATGCCGACCTTGTAGAGCGAGACGCCCAGGGCGCCGCGCCGCGCCTCGTCCAGGCCCAGCAAGCCGAAGGCCTCGCGCACGTCGCCGAAGGCCTTGCCCGCGGTGACGATGCCCAGGCGCGGCTTGTCCGCCCGTTCGATCAGCCGGTTGAACCCGTTGGCCCGGGCGAACGCCAGGGCGGCCGGCAGCTTGTAGAGGTGGAGGCGGGCTTCCTGCGCCTGGGCGGTGTCGGGCCAGCGGATGTGCAGGCCCTCGGGCGGCAGGGCGAAGTCGCCGGGGGTTACGAAATCCTGGAAGGCGGGGCGGGCGGCGATGGTGCCCGATGTATCGGCAATCTCGGCGATCACCTTGAGCGCCACCCAGGTGCCGGTGTAACGCGACAGGGCGATGCCGGCCAGGCCGAAGTCGATGATCTCGGCCAGGCTCGAGGGGGCCAGCACCGGGATCATGGCATCGACGAAGGCATATTCGGTCTGATGCGCGGTGGTCGAGGATTTGCAGGTGTGATCGTCGCCGGCGATGGCCAGCACGCCGCCGCGGGGATGGGTGCCGGCCAGGTTGGCGTGCTTGAACACATCGCCGGTGCGGTCGACGCCCGGGCCCTTGCCGTACCACACGCCGAAGACGCCATCGACCGTGGGCTTCTTGCCCAGGGCGATCTGCTGCGTGCCCCACAGGGCGGTCGCTGCCAGATCCTCGTTCACGCCGGGCACGAAATGGACCCGGGCCGGCTCGAGAAAGCGTTTCGCCTTGCCGATTTCCAGATCGAAGCCGCCCAGGGGCGAGCCGCGATAGCCCGAGACGAAACCGGCCGTGTTCAGGCCCGCCGCCTCGTCGCGGCGATGCTGTTCCAGCAGCAGGCGCACCAGCGCCTGCATGCCGTTGAGATAGATGCGACCGTCGCGCGCCAGATACTTGTCGTCGAGGCCGACGCGCTGATCGGGTGCTGCGACGGGCACGGTTTGCGCAGCTGCGCCATCGGCCATGTCGGCATCTCCCTGATCGTTATTTCTTACATGATCATATTGACATGGAAGCGCCCCGAGGCAAGAGGCGGCCGCCACATGATAGAATGTCGGATCAGTTGCTGGAAAATAGTCGCTAAGTAATCGAATAATATTCGCGTGCCCGATAACGACAGATCGTTTCGTGCAGGACGGTGATCGGGCAAGTGGATTGCGAGCACCCTTGACCAACGGCGGCAGAGACGGCAAAAAACTGCCTTCCATCGCTTGAGGATTTTTTATGACCATCGAACGTATCGAGCCCGGCGCCTGCATGTCCCAGGCCGTGGCCTATGGCAATCTCGTCTTCCTGGCCGGCCAGGTGGCCGAGGAGAACGCCGGCAAGTCGGTGACCGAACAGACCCGCGAGATCCTGGCCGGCATCGACCGCCTGCTGGCCAAGGCCGGTACCGACAAGAGCAAGCTGCTCTCGGCCACCATCTACCTGACCGACCTGTCGGCCTTCGGCGAGTTGAATGCCGTGTGGGAAGGCTGGGTCGTGCCCGGTTCGACCCCGGCGCGCGCCACGATCGAGGCCCGGCTGGTGGCACCCCAGTACACGGTCGAAATCCAGGTCGTCGCCGCGCGCTGAACAGCCTGTTCCCTCGCCCCGCTTGCGGGGAGAGGGCTGGGGTGAGGGGTGTTGGAGACCCGTCCGGTGCCCGACGATCGGCGATTGCTGTGGCCATTGAGACCCCTCACCCCACCCTCTCCCCGCAAGCGGGGCGAGGGAGTCCATTCGCTAGGCCGCCGGCAACTGGAATGCCGCCGCCTCGGCTTTCAGCCAGTTGCGGAACTTGGCGATCGCCGGTTCCTCGCGCCGTTCCGGCAGGCATACCACCCAGTAGGAAAAGACGTCCGGCACCTGGACGTCGAACAGGCGGACCAGGCGCCCGGCCGCCAGATCGTGGGAGGCCAGCGTGCTGCGGGCGAGCGCCATGCCGCCGCCCGCGCTGACGACATCGAGCAGCACTGCCGAGTCCTGGATCGCGGTGCCGAATTTCAGGGTCTTGATGTCGACCCCGGCCGCCCGGCACCACATTTCCCAATCGTCGAACGAATCGCGCAGCAGCGTATAGCGGGGCAGGTCGTCCAGGGTCTTGGGCAAGCCGCCGGCCAGCGTGGGCGAGGCGACCAGGAACAGGTTTTCCGCCATCAGGAATTCGATATCCAGGCCGGGGTACTTGCCCTTGCCGGCCCGCACCGCCAGATCGACCCCGTCGCGGTGCAGGTCGACCAGTTCGCGGCTGGTCTGCAGGTTCAAGACCATCTCGGGATGCTGCTCGTGGAAGCGTTCCAGCCGCGGCACCAGCCAGCGCGCGGCAAACGAGGTGAGCACCGAAATCGTCAGATTGCCGACCGCCTGGCGGCGCACCGCGTTCATGGTCTGGTTGATCTGGGTGAAGGCCGTGCCCAGGGTATTGGCAAGATAGGCGCCGGGTTCGGTCAGCGTCACGCCGCGGCCGCGCCTGGTGAACAAGGTGGTGCCTAACAGGGCCTCGAGTGCCCGCACCTGGTGGCTGATGGCGCCGTGGGTCAGGCGCAATTCCTCGGCCGCGCGGGTCAGGCTCAGGTGCCGGGCGGCGGCTTCGAAAGCGCGCAGGGAATTGAGGGGAAGACGGTCCATCGTGCTCGCCAACCTGTGAACTCAATTCACAGGTTACCTCAATCCTTCTCCTTTGTGCAGATGGCATTTTTGGCGCAAAACAAGGGCCATACAGCACACCCAAGGAGTTCAGGCCATGTCGAACCAGGTTAACAGGATCTCTTCCGTCTCCTTCACCGTCCCCGCCGCTCGCAGCAGCCTGGGCAGCCGTCTCGTCCAGCTCTGGCACCGCTACCAGGCGGCGCGGGAGCAGCGCCGGGCGATGGCCTATCTGCTGACCCAGGACAACCACGTCCTGCACGACATCGGCGTCGACCGGGCGACCGTGCTGGGCCACTACCTCGCGCCCTGGCAGGCGACCGAACCGCGCGATCCGCGGCGCGGCTGAGCGGCCCTCAGGGCAGTGGCAGCACCAGCCGGAACACGGCACCGCCGCCGGGCCGGGGCACAGCCTCGGCCCGGCCGCCGTGACGCCGGGCAGCCGCGGCAACGATGGCAAGGCCCAGCCCGGCATGACCCGAGCCGCTGGCCCGGCTGCTGACGAAGGGCGCGAACAGGTCGCCGACACTCTTGTCCGGCAGGCCCGGCCCCCGATCCCGAACCTCGATGACGACCGTGTCGGCCTTCTCGACGGCAATCTCCACCACCGTCGCCGGGGCCGTGAAATGCACCGCATTGCCGATCAGATTGCGCAGGGCCTCGGCCAGCGCGTCGCGATCGCCGTCGATCGTCAGTGGCCCGGCGAGTGCTGCCTGCAGTTCGATATCGCGCCCCGCCGCAAAGGCCATCGGTGCGCATTCGGCGACGACGTCGCGCGCCAGCGCGACGATGTCGACCGGCGCCAGCGGGCCTTGTCCTGCTCGATCCGCGCCCGGGTCAGCAGGCGGCCGACAATATGCCCCAGGCGATCGACATCCGCCGCCAGGCGCGCGGCGGTGGCCCGGTCGTCGAGGCCGTCGACCCGCGCCCGCAGCACCGCGATCGGGGTACGCAACTCGTGGGCCGCATCGGCCAGAAAGCGCCGTTCGTGCTCGAAAGCCTCCCGAACCCGCTCCAGCGAGGCGTTGACGGCATCGACCAGGGGCACGATCTCGCTGGGCACCGCGTCGCGTTCCAGCTTGACCTTGCTGCGCGCCGGGTCCAACCCGACCAGGGCTTCGGCCACGGCCTTCACCGGCGCCATGCCGCGGCGAACCGCGGCCAGGGCGACGATCAGCGAAACGGCCAGGACCGGCAGCACTGCCGGCAGAACCTCGCGCAGCAACTCGTCCCCAGCCAGTACCAGAAATCATGCAGGCCGCCGGCCTCGCCGCCCGCCACGGCGAGGCGCAGGGGACGGCCTGCGACCACGACCGTGGCCAGGCTGCCTCGCACGGTCCGGCCGTCGGGCAGCGTCACCTTGAAATGCGCCTCGTCCCAGCCCTGCAGCCAGACGTCGCCCAGCGCCTCGATCAGCTCGGGGTCGGAGCCGGGCACGAAGGCCCCGGCCGCCGGGTCGAAGACCAGGAAGCGCAGGCCGCGGATATCCGTCCGTGTCGCCGTCCAAGCCTCGTCGCCGGGGTCGATCATCGGGCGCTGCCGGTCATCGAGCGCCACGGCACCGCCCAGCGTGGCCGAGGCCCGGTCGAGCGCGTAGATCAGCTCGTCCTCGCGCCCGGACAGGCCGATGAAGACAAAGGCCGAGGAGATCCCCAGAAAGGCGAGGACGTTGGCCAGGACCAGCGCCCAGGACAGGCGGCGCGCAAGGCTGGGCTGCCTCATGTCACACCGTCGAGGACATAGCCGACACCGCGCACGGTGGTGATCTCGACCGTGGCTTGGGCCTCGGCCAGGCGGCGGCGCAAGCGCGAGACCACGGCCTCGAGGGCGTTGGGCTCGACCGCCTCGTCGAGCCCATAGAGGGCATCGAGGGCGTTGGCCTTCTGCACCACGCGGCCGGCCCGGCGCAGCAGCAGTTCGGCCAGGGCCAGTTCCCGGCGCGACAGGGCCAGCGGCCTGCCGTCGACCAACAATTCGTGACTGGTCGTATCGAAGGCGAGATTGCCCGACGATACGACCGTTGCCGCCAGGTCGCGCGGCCGCCGCAGCAGGGCGCGCAGCCGGGCCACCAGTTCGGCCTGGACGAAGGGCTTGCCCATATAGTCGTCGGCGCCGGCGTTCAGGCCATCGACCCGGTCGCCGCTGGCGTCGCGCGCGGTCAACGCCAGGATCGGCAGGCCCGGCTGCAACCGGTGCAGCACCGGCACCAGGCTGAGGCCATCGCCGTCAGGCAGGCGGCGGTCGAGGACGGCAATGTCGAACCGGCCGAGCCGCGCCAGGTCGACGGCGTCGGCCAGGCTTGGCGCCAGGTCCACGGTAAAGCCGTCGCGCCGCAGATTGTCGGCGACCACCGGCCCCAACTCGCTGTCGTCTTCCACCAGAAGTACCCGCATGTCCCGACCACCGAAAATTTGCCGCCGTCAGCTTCCAGTCAGCTTGATCGGCGATCTTCGCCCTGCCGGCAAGACCGCCGCAATGATTTCAGGAGCCCCCGATGCACCGCCTGCTGACTGTTACCGCACTCGTCGCCGTTACCTGCCTGTCCGCCGGCGGCGCCTATGCCAAGGACCTTTGCACCGGCACCGGCGAGAAGAAACCCGAATCCGCGATCAAGGCCGCCTACGAAGGCAAGGGCTACAAGATCAAGAAGTTCGGCACGGAAGACGGCTGCTATGAAATCAAGGGCACCGACGCCGCCGGCAAGAAGGTCGAACTCTATATCTCGCCCTGGACCGGCGAGACGGTGAAGACCAAGACCTACTGAGCCCTGACGATCCTGCCCGGGTTCCCCCTCGGCCCGGGCAGCACGGCGGCCCTGTACCCGTTCCCCCTGCGGGTACAGGGCTCGCCGGTTCTCCCGATATTGGATTGCCGACATGACTCAAACCAGCCGACAGATGATCCGCGTCTGGGATCCCTTCGTGCGCTTTTTCCACTGGTCGCTGGTCACAGCGATCGCGATCGCCTGGCTTTCGGAAGAAGGCGAAGGCCTGCACCAATGGGCGGGCTATGCCGCCCTGGGCCTGGTCGCCGCGCGGCTCGTCTGGGGTTTCATCGGCACCCGCTATGCGCGGTTCACCGATTTCGTGCGCGCCCCGCAGGTCGGTCTGCATCACGTGATCGATGAAGCCCGCGGCTCGGCCCGCCGCTATATCGGCCACAATCCTGCCGGCGGCCTGATGATCCTGGTGCTGATCGCCCTGATCGCGGCCACGGGCGCGACCGGCTGGCTGTCGACGACCGATCGCTTCTTCGGCAACGACCTGATCGAGGGCCTGCACGAGGTTCTGGCCAACGGCCTGCTCGTCTGCATCGGCCTGCACCTGGCCGGCGTCCTGGTCGCCAGCCTGCGCCACGGCGAAAACCTGGTCCGCGCCATGGTCACCGGGCGCAAGCGGGCCTGAATGTGCCTCAACCCGTCAGGTTGCCGTCAGCTTGCTGCGGCATTGTCTGCGGGAAGGATGCGTTGATCCTCATCTGAATCTGTCCGGG
This DNA window, taken from Oleomonas cavernae, encodes the following:
- a CDS encoding indolepyruvate ferredoxin oxidoreductase family protein, coding for MADGAAAQTVPVAAPDQRVGLDDKYLARDGRIYLNGMQALVRLLLEQHRRDEAAGLNTAGFVSGYRGSPLGGFDLEIGKAKRFLEPARVHFVPGVNEDLAATALWGTQQIALGKKPTVDGVFGVWYGKGPGVDRTGDVFKHANLAGTHPRGGVLAIAGDDHTCKSSTTAHQTEYAFVDAMIPVLAPSSLAEIIDFGLAGIALSRYTGTWVALKVIAEIADTSGTIAARPAFQDFVTPGDFALPPEGLHIRWPDTAQAQEARLHLYKLPAALAFARANGFNRLIERADKPRLGIVTAGKAFGDVREAFGLLGLDEARRGALGVSLYKVGMVWPLEPVGIAAFAAGHAEILVVEEKRPLIEGQLKDILYNQPQRPRITGKSDEAGHTLLKSHDELSPREIAVAIGRRLVALTGDEALAARVDLLAGRLSPEAAPAKRTPFFCSGCPHNTSTLVPEGSHAHAGIGCHYMATWMDRATETFTHMGGEGANWIGMAPFVETKHIFQNLGDGTYFHSGLLALRAAIAAKVPVTYKILYNDAVAMTGGQHHDGPLSPAIIAHQVRAEGVETIVVVSDDIGRHVQSDYPPRCTFHDRSEMDAIQRRLREMPGVTIIIYDQTCAAEKRRRRKRGLMPDPARRVVINEAVCEGCGDCSVQSNCLSITPVETEFGRKRQIDQSSCNKDFSCLKGFCPSFVTVEGGQLRQPHPKGGDAPADQRLPEPKLPALDRPWSILGVGVGGTGIVTLGALVAMAAHLDGKHATVLDQTGLAQKFGAVSSHIRIAATPDAIKAVRIPDEGADLLLGCDIVVAAGADARARLALDHSAAIINTHESATAEFTHDADAKLPVDRLVALVRQGCGTAPVTLVDATDLTTDLTGDALATNLFMLGIAYQQGLVPITARAIEAAIALNKTAAADNRHAFRWGRLHVLEPQAIAAAVASVEQDTVPAYHRRSATLDETIARRADYLTKYQNAAYAGRYAAAVAALRQAEAKVMPGHGELARAAADGLFKVMAYKDEYEVARLYTDGSFQRMVDGLFEAGPKLKVHLSPPLLAQVDPITGRPAKRAFGPWVFALFRALKHFKGLRGTAFDPFGRSAERRHERALRDEYLDLAAEIAAGLRPDNHLVAVALLAQPARIRGFGPVKEAAMAQAALERKGLLAAFRSDTPPDALAHAAE
- a CDS encoding RidA family protein; this translates as MTIERIEPGACMSQAVAYGNLVFLAGQVAEENAGKSVTEQTREILAGIDRLLAKAGTDKSKLLSATIYLTDLSAFGELNAVWEGWVVPGSTPARATIEARLVAPQYTVEIQVVAAR
- the gcvA gene encoding transcriptional regulator GcvA encodes the protein MDRLPLNSLRAFEAAARHLSLTRAAEELRLTHGAISHQVRALEALLGTTLFTRRGRGVTLTEPGAYLANTLGTAFTQINQTMNAVRRQAVGNLTISVLTSFAARWLVPRLERFHEQHPEMVLNLQTSRELVDLHRDGVDLAVRAGKGKYPGLDIEFLMAENLFLVASPTLAGGLPKTLDDLPRYTLLRDSFDDWEMWCRAAGVDIKTLKFGTAIQDSAVLLDVVSAGGGMALARSTLASHDLAAGRLVRLFDVQVPDVFSYWVVCLPERREEPAIAKFRNWLKAEAAAFQLPAA
- a CDS encoding DUF1127 domain-containing protein, giving the protein MSNQVNRISSVSFTVPAARSSLGSRLVQLWHRYQAAREQRRAMAYLLTQDNHVLHDIGVDRATVLGHYLAPWQATEPRDPRRG
- a CDS encoding sensor histidine kinase translates to MAFAAGRDIELQAALAGPLTIDGDRDALAEALRNLIGNAVHFTAPATVVEIAVEKADTVVIEVRDRGPGLPDKSVGDLFAPFVSSRASGSGHAGLGLAIVAAAARRHGGRAEAVPRPGGGAVFRLVLPLP
- a CDS encoding histidine kinase dimerization/phospho-acceptor domain-containing protein, with product MLREVLPAVLPVLAVSLIVALAAVRRGMAPVKAVAEALVGLDPARSKVKLERDAVPSEIVPLVDAVNASLERVREAFEHERRFLADAAHELRTPIAVLRARVDGLDDRATAARLAADVDRLGHIVGRLLTRARIEQDKARWRRSTSSRWRATSSPNAHRWPLRRGAISNCRQHSPGH
- a CDS encoding response regulator transcription factor, which encodes MRVLLVEDDSELGPVVADNLRRDGFTVDLAPSLADAVDLARLGRFDIAVLDRRLPDGDGLSLVPVLHRLQPGLPILALTARDASGDRVDGLNAGADDYMGKPFVQAELVARLRALLRRPRDLAATVVSSGNLAFDTTSHELLVDGRPLALSRRELALAELLLRRAGRVVQKANALDALYGLDEAVEPNALEAVVSRLRRRLAEAQATVEITTVRGVGYVLDGVT
- a CDS encoding PepSY domain-containing protein; this encodes MHRLLTVTALVAVTCLSAGGAYAKDLCTGTGEKKPESAIKAAYEGKGYKIKKFGTEDGCYEIKGTDAAGKKVELYISPWTGETVKTKTY
- a CDS encoding cytochrome b/b6 domain-containing protein, whose amino-acid sequence is MTQTSRQMIRVWDPFVRFFHWSLVTAIAIAWLSEEGEGLHQWAGYAALGLVAARLVWGFIGTRYARFTDFVRAPQVGLHHVIDEARGSARRYIGHNPAGGLMILVLIALIAATGATGWLSTTDRFFGNDLIEGLHEVLANGLLVCIGLHLAGVLVASLRHGENLVRAMVTGRKRA